A genomic region of Macadamia integrifolia cultivar HAES 741 unplaced genomic scaffold, SCU_Mint_v3 scaffold2013, whole genome shotgun sequence contains the following coding sequences:
- the LOC122065433 gene encoding transcription factor MYB60-like: MGRPPCCDKVGIKKGPWTPEEDIILVSYIQQHGPGNWRSVPTSTGLVRCSKSCRLRWTNYLRPGIKRGNFTPHEEGIIIHLQASLGNKWAVIASYLPQRTDNDIKNYWNTHLKKKIKKFQTALDHRHITSGSTTCQPSSSIIYSEKKSFDSPNPSSVFMLNQTPSTYASSTDNISRLLEGWMRSSPMPNNTNTGGKSQEIKQQSKRSSSSSSSNKDDNNDNMTSNNNSYHPKLEQGRSYDLVSHEDFESLLSLDNWSNIGWNKSSCDSMHGPQTIDTDHREQKLENREPLSLIEKWLLDETTGQGDEMMELSSIF; the protein is encoded by the exons ATGGGGAGGCCTCCTTGCTGTGATAAGGTAGGTATCAAGAAGGGTCCTTGGACTCCTGAAGAGGATATCATCTTGGTTTCATACATCCAACAACATGGACCAGGAAATTGGAGATCAGTGCCCACAAGCACAG GATTGGTTAGGTGCAGTAAGAGTTGTCGGTTGAGGTGGACTAATTACCTCAGACCAGGAATCAAGCGTGGGAACTTCACTCCTCATGAAGAAGGGATCATAATTCATCTGCAAGCTTCATTGGGTAACAA ATGGGCAGTAATAGCTTCCTATCTTCCACAAAGAACAGACAATGATATAAAGAACTACTGGAACACccacttgaagaagaagattaagaAGTTTCAAACAGCTCTGGACCACCGTCATATAACATCAGGTTCAACCACCTGTCAGCCTTCTTCTTCCATCATCTACAGTGAGAAAAAGAGCTTTGATTCCCCCAACCCTTCCTCAGTCTTCATGTTAAACCAGACCCCCTCCACCTATGCTTCGAGCACTGACAACATTTCAAGACTCTTAGAAGGCTGGATGAGGTCTTCTCCAATGCCTAATAATACTAATACTGGTGGAAAATCCCAAGAGATAAAGCAACAAAGCAAaagaagcagcagcagtagcagtagTAACAAAGATGACAATAATGATAACATGaccagcaacaacaacagctaCCATCCAAAACTTGAGCAAGGAAGAAGCTATGACCTTGTATCTCATGAAGATTTTGAatctcttctatctcttgatAATTGGAGCAATATAGGTTGGAACAAGTCTTCCTGTGACTCTATGCATGGGCCTCAAACCATAGACACCGACCATAGGGAACAGAAGTTGGAGAATCGTGAGCCTCTTTCATTGATTGAGAAGTGGCTATTGGATGAGACAACAGGGCAAGGAGATGAAATGATGGAGCTATCTTCAATTTTTTGA